The Caldilineales bacterium genome has a window encoding:
- a CDS encoding type II toxin-antitoxin system RelE/ParE family toxin, with protein MKPLKFVGSSLDDLRDFPSEARRQAGFDLYAVQRGLEPDDWRSLNEVGAGVREIRIHVLGEWRVIYVAKFIDAIYVLHAFRKKTQKTRLEDIELARQRYHQVRG; from the coding sequence ATGAAACCTCTGAAGTTCGTAGGATCGAGCCTTGATGATCTGCGGGATTTCCCATCAGAAGCCAGAAGGCAAGCAGGTTTCGACTTATATGCGGTTCAGCGAGGACTCGAACCGGACGATTGGAGGTCACTGAATGAAGTTGGCGCTGGTGTTCGCGAGATCAGGATTCATGTTCTTGGTGAATGGCGAGTCATCTATGTTGCCAAGTTCATCGATGCAATCTATGTCTTGCACGCTTTCCGGAAGAAGACCCAGAAAACTCGGCTCGAAGATATCGAACTCGCTCGACAGCGCTATCACCAAGTAAGAGGTTGA
- a CDS encoding DUF4260 domain-containing protein encodes MPTTSRSLPKLLLHLEGGLVLALALFFYARSGQSWLLFGVLLLAPDLSALGYLAGPRLGSIAYNGVHTYLAPGLLLASGSFGAWPLGLALALIWFAHIGGDRLLGFGLKYPTRFQDTHLQRL; translated from the coding sequence ATGCCAACCACCTCACGCTCCCTCCCCAAACTCCTCCTCCATCTCGAAGGCGGCCTCGTCCTGGCCCTGGCGTTGTTCTTCTATGCCCGCTCCGGTCAAAGTTGGCTGCTCTTTGGGGTCTTGCTGCTGGCGCCCGACCTGTCGGCGCTGGGTTACCTGGCCGGCCCGCGCCTGGGCAGCATCGCCTACAACGGCGTTCACACCTATCTGGCGCCCGGCCTCCTGCTGGCAAGCGGCTCCTTCGGCGCCTGGCCGCTCGGCCTTGCCCTGGCCTTGATCTGGTTCGCCCACATCGGCGGCGACCGCCTGCTCGGTTTCGGGCTGAAATACCCCACACGGTTTCAGGATACGCATTTGCAGCGCCTGTGA
- a CDS encoding helix-turn-helix domain-containing protein: MDETITLSSGNVFADLGFDAAEAAILQMRAKLMNDLRSSLQSSGMTQVEAARQLGIAQSRVSDLMRGKWEKFSLEMLITLEARVGRQVTLELAPA; the protein is encoded by the coding sequence ATGGATGAGACCATCACACTATCAAGCGGCAACGTCTTTGCCGATCTGGGCTTCGATGCTGCCGAAGCAGCCATCCTGCAGATGCGCGCAAAGCTGATGAACGATCTGCGTTCCTCTTTGCAGTCCAGCGGCATGACGCAGGTGGAGGCAGCGCGGCAGCTTGGGATTGCGCAGTCGCGCGTCTCCGATTTGATGCGCGGGAAATGGGAGAAGTTCAGTCTGGAAATGCTGATTACATTGGAAGCCCGCGTTGGTCGCCAGGTGACGTTGGAATTGGCGCCGGCTTGA